AGGACATAGTCGGCAATGATAATATGGCTCCACTTCAGTTCAGAATAACATACGATTCTCTGCCACCCACTGGTGGGACAGTAAGTATTAACGGTGGTGCAACCTATGCGAATAGTTCCACTGCAACGCTGACTCTATCTGCCACAGATGCGGACTATATGATAATAAGTGAGAACAGCGATTTTAGCGGAGCTAGTTATGAAGCATATGCAACAAATAAGAGCCTTGAACTAAGCGCCGGATCAGGTAATAAAACGGTATATGTCAAGTTCAAGGATGAGGCAGGCAATCAGAGTGAAGTAATCAGTGATTCCATAATATTGGATATGGATAGGCCTACGATAGAAATTGTAACTACCGGCCCAAATCCAACCAATAGTAATTCGATTCCGATTACAATAACCTTTAGTGAGCCTGTAACGGATTTTAGTATAAGTAAAATTGTTACTACCGGTGATATCAGTGATTTTAGTGGAGATGGGACAGTATATACTTTTATACTGAGTCCGAATATAGCAGGTATAGTAGATATTACATTTACAATAACGATAGTTGCGGATACAGTACATGATCAGGTCGGTAATGGTAATTCACTAACTGAGTATTCCATAAATTATGATACTGAGGCTCCTACGTTGGGGATAGTTCAAATCAACAGCGGTGATTCCTATACGAACAGTAGAGAAGTTATATTGTCATTCTTTGCATCGGGTGCGACTGTGATGATGATAAGTGAAGACGAGAATTTTGATGGAGCTAGCTATGAGGCTTATCATACCAACAAGAACTTTACCTTAAGCTCAGGCGATGGTAATAAAAGAGTATATGTAAAATATAAGGATGCTACCGGCAATGAGACAACTTATGATATACATGATGATATCATACTGGAGACATCACAACCTTCAGTAACCATACTATTAGATGGAACATTTGAGGGCAAAGAATCGACTAATGAATCATCCATCGATTTTCGAATCGAGTTTAGTGAAACGGTATCCGGTTTTGATTTAAATGACATAACTATAGTGAATGGCTCTGTTTCTAGTTGGTTTGGGGACGGGCAAGTTTATTCAGTATCGATTCTTCCTTTAGCCCAGGGAACGGTGACTGTGAGTATGGATAGCGGAAGGGTACAGGATGCAGCGGGTAATAATAATACTGCTGCTCAGCCGATCAGTATAAACTATGACAGCATTCGGCCGTCTGTTACTGTATTCGGTACATCGCCTAATCCGACAGGTGATACACCAATACAGATTAATATAAACTTCACTGAGCCTGTGACAGGATTTACAGCCGGTGATATTACAGTCACAAACGGCACAATGAGTAATTTTAGTGGAAGCGGAGCGAATTTTACAGTAGATGTTACACCTGCAACTGATGGAGAGGTATCGGTAGCTATTCCGGAAGGGATGGTTACGGATTCGACCGGCAACACGAATACAGGATCAAATCTCTGGGTTACGACCTATGTTGCACCGCTTACTGTAACTTACAACTATAATTACGATTCAGAAGGAGTATATACTACTCTGGCGAATGTTCCATATGGTAGTGCAATCACTAAGCCATTAACTAATCCGACACGAACCGGGTATCGCTTCGAAGGCTGGTACAAAGAAGCAGAGTGTATTAATCCATGGAATTTTGCGAGTGATAAGGTTACCAGCGATTCAAATATTTATGCCAATTGGGTAGCAAAAAACCAGGTATCCATCACGGAGGACATACAGGAATATTTGTATGATGGAGTGAAAAAGAGTTTTGTAATAAGTGGTATGCCGGATGATAACTTCATAATTACCTATAATCAGGGCTCAAGCAATGTTGATCCTGTTAGCCCGGGAAGTTATAATGTTGTAATTAGTAGAGCAGAGGATGATACCTATGTCGCTTATAACAAATCAATTACTGGAGGTCTTGTAATTATTCCTTCTCCGATAACGATAGCAGCAATTACAGGAGTTGAAGTACCTAGGATAGGGAGAACACCAGTGATTGCTATCACCGAGACAGCACAGTATACAGGAATGGTTACTTGGAGTCCGGTAGTCACCTCATTTGCCTCCAATACGGTCTATACCGCTACCATTACCCTGACACCTAAGACAGGCTATACATTGAGCGGAATAACTGAGAACTTCTTCACTGTAGCTGGAGCAACAACGACCAATGAAGCTAATTCGGGCATTGTCACAGCAGTGTTCCCGAATACCGGAACAAGCCAGTCAGAGGGAGGCGGAGGCGGTGCGGGTACTGCATCCACAACACCTAATACTCCGACATATAATGCAAATGTTAAAACAGATAGCGGTCAGACCTCTTTGCTACCGGCCAGTGTTGATAATAAGACAGGAAGAGTAAGTGTTAACATTGATACGAGCAACAGTCTGCTATCAAATGGGGAATCTGTGACTATTAATATGCCATCCATAAGCGGTGTTAATTCCTATACTCTTGGTATTCCTGTTCCAAGCCTGTCCACTTCGAAAAGACAAAGGTCAATTATACTCCATAGTGATGCAGGCAGTATAAATATTCCGTCCAATATGTTAGCAGGAATTAAGAACCTGAGCAATAGCGCCGATACAAAGGGGACTAAGGCGGAAATTACTATTAGCCAAAGTGATAAGACCAATTTACCTAAGAAGGTTAAGGATGCTATTGGTGACAAACCTGTTATTCAACTTTCATTGTCCATTGATGGCAAACTGGTGGAATGGAATAATCCTAATGCACCGATAGCGGTATCCATACCCTATAAACCCTCCGGCGAAGAGCTCGCTAATTACGAGAACATTGTTGTTTGGTATATTGATAGTAATAACAAAGTGGTTGCAGTACCAAATGGCCGTTATGACCCGGCTACAGGCACCGTTAAATTCTTTGTTACCCATTTCAGTGATTATGCGGTAGCATATGTAGACAAGAACTTCAATGACCTTAATGACGTAAAATGGGTTGAAAAAGCGATCGATGTCTTGGTTGCTAAAGGTATTATGGACGAAACCGGTGATGGTACTTTCTCGCCGGCAAAGAAAATTACCAGAGCGGACTATATCGTATGGCTTGTAAGAACTCTTAATCTTACTGCGACCCTTGATGATAACTTTGATGATGTTAAACCGAACGCATCCTATTACGAAGCAGTGGGTATCGCTAGAAAACTGAATATCATCTTGGACGATAGGGATAACCTGTTTCATCCGAAGGATAAAATATCCCGACAGGATATGATGGTACTGACTACCAGGGCTCTCATGATCAGCCAAGGCCTGAAGATTACGAAGGATAATACGGTATTAGATAAGTTCAAAGACAAAGAGGATATTGCCGACTATGCAAGAAGCAGCCTTGCATCGCTTGTCAAGAATGGACTGACTGTCAGCTCCAGTAATAAATTAAAGCCCAATGAGAATGCAACACGGGCAGAGGCAGCAGCGTTGCTCTACAGCATATATAATAAATACACGAATGTCCCGACAGCTGCCGTTGATGACACAGCTGTTGAGGCACCTTATCCGATTACCGCACCGGGTAACCTCAAGGCAGTTTCCACAGGTAAAAACAGTGTAAAGCTCACATGGGATACAGTAGCAGGAGCAACAAAGTATGTGATTTATCAAGCAACCTCCAAGAATGGAACCTATAAAAAGCTGGCTGAAACTACATCAACCAGTTATACTAGTAAAAAGCTTACCACGAACAAGAAGTATTACTATAAGGTTAGAGCATATCGCTTGATTGACAAGAAGAAGGTATATGGAGATTACTCCTCGGTCGTATCAGCGAAACCGACTCAACCTTAAGTATATTCCTTTCGGGTTATCGTAAAGCATACGATTAGCAAGTACTTATTTAGGGGCTGTTTTAAAATGAGTTATTAGGAATTATGGTAAGCCATAATCCTTGTTTACACATTTCTAATAGCCCCTTTTAGTATCCTAAAAAAGATATTAATAATAAATAGATATTTAATAATATGATCTATGTATTGACATATTATTTGATATCTATTTATTATTGAGACTAGTGAAGTAAATCTATCATCACATAGGAGGATATGAACATGAGAAGGCAAGAACTGTTTGATACAGCAGATCATTATAAACATTTACTCGAAACGAACAAGCCATATCGTGAAGAGAAACGAATAGAATTAGATAATTATATACGGATTCTATTTACCTACAGCAGTAATTCTATCGAAGGAAATACGCTTACCATAAAGGAGACAGAGACATTTTTAAATAGTGGCATTACTACTGAGGGGAAGCCGGTGAAAGAATATCATGAAGTGGCTGGACATGCAGAAGCCTATGACTACATACTATCTGTGGCGAAAACAAAACCATTTGATATTACAGAGGATACTGTAAAAAGATTACACTCATTGCTCTATCATACGTTGAACCCGGAAGAAGCCGGGCAATATAGAAAGGTTCAGGTTTATATATCTGAAATGAATTATTTACCACCCAAGGCAGAGGATGTCCCTCATCTAATGGAGCATTTTATTAATCAAATGAAAAGCTCGAAAAGCCTATTGCATCCAATCGAGTATGCTGCCATATGTCATAAACGAATCGTAGACATCCAACCGTTTAATGAAGGTAATGGAAAAGTAGCAAGGCTTTTAATGAATTTACTATTGATTAATGCAGGGTATGGAGTAACTTCGATCCCTCCTGAACTACGAGATTCATACATCGAAGCATTGGCATTTTCTCAAAGACAGAATAATCCGAATATAGATCCGCTGATTGAGTTAATAGCAGAGTGCGTCGTTGATGCAGAGAAGGATTGTTGTAAAGTATTAGGAATAGGATAGTCTGGGTTATAATGTAGATCGATATATAAAATTATAACAGACCGGAGGGCATATGCAAGGATATAATTGTATTATGGTATATAGTCAGGGGTTTGTCTTTCGGTTACAGCTAATTTAGCCTATCAAGGTGATTTTGAAGCCATACCAGAAAATCCAATGTGTGATGAGACAGGGCTATTAATGCAGATGGTTATTCCCAGAATAGAATGAAACAACTTTCATATATCCAACAGCAAAAGTACACCTTATGATTTGAACCCACAAATTTATATTTGTGGGCTTAATTTATGCTTTATTATATCTAATAAATATATGAATTAATATAACTAGTGGATAATTTACATAATGCTTTGTTCTTTCCTTGGAACGCGATACAGATATAAAAAGATTTAATTAATTTTAACAGGAAGCTAAAATAATACATTTATATACGCATAACAATTGATTGGATTCTACATTTTAAATTCTATTAATGTATACTATAATGGAGCCTAGTTATGATGTTTATTGGAATAAAGTATTTGAATTAAAAAATTGATTTATATATTAAGTACTAGGAGGTTACTATGAGACAGGGCGCTTTTTATAGCAACGAATACCGCAATGTTTTTAAAGAGCTTGGTTACTCAGAGGATGAGATTAATGCAAGAGTGGAACAGACCTTTCAGACCATGTTCTATGGCAAGGATGAGGAGCGAATTTATCATCCGGTAGGAGATGATATGGGATATATTGTTGATACCGGTAATAATGATGTTCGTTCTGAGGGTATGTCCTATGGAATGATGATGTGTGTTCAGATGGATCGAAAAGAAGAGTTTGATCGTATATGGAAATGGTCAAGGACCTATATGTATCATGATGATGACACAGACCAAAAAGGTTATTTCGCCTGGTCATGTAAGCTGGATGGTACCAGAAATTATCAAGGTGCAGCTCCGGACGGTGAGGAATATTTTGCAATGGCCCTATTTTTCGCATCAAAAAGATGGGGTGATGGAGAGGGAATCTATAATTATTCCAAGGAAGCACGTACCATTCTTAGAGACTGTGTTCATAAGGGTGAAAAGCCGAATACCGGTTCTCCCATGTGGGATCCGAAAACAAAGCTGATCAAATTCGTTGCGGAATGCGATTACACGGATGCTTCCTATCATCTTCCGCATTTCTATGAGTTATTTGCATTATGGGCGGATGAAGAGGACAGACAGTTCTGGAAGGAAGCAGCACAAGCCAGTAGAGAGTTTCTGAAAAAGGCTTGTAACCCGGTAACCGGTCTGAATCCGGAATGCTCTGAATTTAATGGTAATCCGATGACAAGACCGCAGTTTGGTTTTCTGCGTAGAGACTTATATTATTCGGATGCTTATCGTACCATAGCGAATATTGCCATGGATTACAGTTGGTTTAGTAAGAACATGGACAATCCTGATGATTGGCATAGTGAATTGGCTGATAAGCTTCAGTATTTCTTCTGCAATACCGTTCCTTTTATTCCAGATGGTATTTATGAACTGGATGGCAGAATACTTCCGGGTAATGCGATGCATCCAGTAGCAATTATAGCTACCAATGCAGAAGCATCGTTAGCAGCTAAAGGTCAGAATTGGGAAGTATGTGTGAGAAAGTTCTGGGATACTCCACTTAGATTGGGTGAAAGACGCTATTATGATAATTGTTTATATCTGTTTGCCATGTTGGCTCTTAGTGGGAAATATCGTATTTACAAATAACAAGCAAGTACCATATAAAATAGTAGCAATATTTATCAAAAATGCTTTTTTTGAATTGCTTTTATTGTAATTAACAGATATAATAATCATATAGAAAAAGCTCCTCATCTACTAGTGGTGGGGAGGTTTTTTTACATAAGAGAAAGGACAATAATAAGATGAAAAAGACTCGAAATATATTACGTAATCATCAATTATTACGCACTCTTTTTGAATTACGAGGTAATCCACGGGCGTGTATATATACGGAACCAATGTGGGGACTCTCCATGAATTTGTGTCTGCCCTATGCCTCCGTATATATGCTGGCATTAGGCATGAGTGATGTTAAGGTGGGAATCATATCTTCGATTTATATGTTTTCACAGATGATATGCGCATTTCTATCAGGCGCCATAGTTGATAGACTGGGAAGAAGAAAGAGTACCATGATATTCGACTTCCTGGCCTGGAGTATTCCCTGCTTAATATGGGCATCAAGCCAGGGCTTTTGGTTCTTTGTCGTGGCAGCATTACTGAATGGTACAATGAAGATCACTACGGTATCCTGGGACTGTCTTCTTGTGGAGGACGCTCCGAAGGATAAAATAACGCATATTTATTCCTGGGTAATAATAGCTGGTAATCTTTCGGCACTTTTTGCTCCGATTTCCTCCGTACTTGTATCACAGCTCACACTGGTACCGGCAATACGAATACTTTATATTAATGCGTTTGTCGTTATGACAGCAAAGCTATTAATTCTATATAGATTCTCAACAGAAACAGCCGTAGGAAAAATACGTTGTGAAGAAACGAAGGGTCTGTCCTGGAGAGAAATGTTGTCCGGATATAAGGGAGCTTTACATAAAATAGTTACCTCACGTGGTACAAAGTTTGCTATCGTAATTAGTATCCTGGTGGAAATCGTAGCGATGCTTGGTATGACCTTCTGGCAGATTATTGCATCCCGCCGTATTGGTATTCCGGATACCCTGTTACCTGTGTTCCCCATGGCAAGAAGCATACTTTCCATATTTCTTTTCTTTACAATCATAGCGCGTATTAATCAAGCAAAGCTGAAATGGCCTCTGTATGGAGGTTTCATAAGCTCCATTATTGGTTGTGTATTACTGATCTCTATAACAGAGACCAGCGTACTAGGTTATGTTATATTATCGATTTCATTGGTTTTTGAAGCACTTGGTGTGGCTGTTTTAAGTACACTTCGAGAGTCCTTGGTTGCTATTCATGTTGATCCAGCTCAGCGTTCCGGAATAATGGCGTTGCTACAGACCACCGTTATGCTAGTAAGTGTGCCGTTTGGATACATAGGTGGACTGCTCAGTGATATCTCAAGAATATTACCCTTTGTTCTGAGTATTGTATTGTTATTATTAGGTATCCTGGCAACTGCTATATTTTATCGGAAGGCACCTGAACAGGAAGCTCAGTAAATTAATATTATAATTTATTGGATATCTTAATAATATCGTGCTTTCGGTTTTGAAGGATTATATTGATAGCGTTGGGGAGATGCTATGAAAGTATTGTTCAGATTGCTATTTCATCTCGATTCTGCTATGATTTATATAGACGTTTTTAGTGAAAACGATGAGATTTCTATAAAGATACAGCAGCACTTAGTAAGCTGATAAATTATATAATTATAAGGAGGTTTATATGAAAACAGAAGATATCAAAGCATTAATTTCAAGAATGACTTTGGAAGAAAAGGCAGGGATGTGTTCAGGCGCTGATTTCTGGCGTACGAAAGCGGTTGAACGGCTTGGAATACCATCTGTAATGGTTTCTGATGGCCCTCATGGACTCAGAAAGCAGTCTGATAAAGCGGACCATTTGGGTGTCAATGATAGTATTGAGGCAGTATGCTTCCCGGCTGGTTGTGGTACAGCAGCTTCCTTTAATCGGGATCTGATTACTATGATGGGAGAAACTCTGGGAAATGAGTGTCAGGCAGAAGGAGTAAGTGTAATCTTAGGACCAGCTACCAATATTAAGCGTTCACCGCTTTGTGGTAGAAATTTTGAATATTATTCAGAAGATCCGTACCTTGCAACGGAAATTGCAGGAGCTCTGATAAAGGGAGTACAGAGTAAGAATGTCGGAACAAGTATCAAGCACTATCTGGCCAACAATCAGGAGACAAGAAGAATGAGCTCTTCCTCCGAGGTGGATGAAAGAACCCTGAGAGAGATTTATCTTGCAGCCTTTGAGGGAGCTATTAAGAAAGAAAAGCCCTGGACTGTAATGTGTTCCTATAACAGAATTAATGGCGTTTACGTAGGGGAGAATAAGGAATATCTGACTAAGATCCTACGAGAGGAATGGGGCTTCGATGGATATGTAGTCAGTGACTGGGGAGCAGTCAGTGACAGAGTGAAGAATCTGGAAGCCGGTCTGGATCTGGAGATGCCATCTTCCCATGGCATGAATGACAAGCTTATAGTAGAAGCAGTAAAGAATGGCACTTTATCGGAAGAAGTAGTAGACCAAGCCTGTGAAAGAATTCTTAACATTATTTATCGTTTTGTTGAAAACAGAGATCCCAATGCAGTCTTTGATCTTGATAAAGATCATGAAATAGCTAGAAAGATAGCGGAAGAGACGATTGTATTATTGAAAAATGATGGAATACTACCACTAAATGAAGAAGATGAGATAGCATTTATTGGTAAGTATGCGAAGAAGCCAAGATATCAGGGCGGTGGAAGCTCACATATCAACAGTCATAAGGTGACCTCTGTCTGGGATATGGTATCGCACAAGAAGAATATCACCTTTGCACAGGGCTTTAATGATGATACGGATGAAATAGATGAGACATTGATAAAGGAAGCAATAGAGGCAGCGAAGAAAGCAAAAGTTGCTGTTATCTTTGCCGGATTACCGGATGCTTTCGAATCAGAGGGCTTTGATCGAAGCCATATGCGTATGCCGAATTGCCAGAATGAATTAATAAGAAGAGTTGCAGAGGCACAGCCTAATACGGTAGTTGTGCTGCATAACGGATCTCCTGTCGAGATGCCTTGGGTAAATGATGTAAAAGGTATTGTTGAGGCTTATCTGGGAGGACAGGCTGTCGGAGGAGCATGTACAGATATACTCTTTGGTAAAGTGAACCCTAGTGCAAAGCTTCCAGAAAGCTTCCCAATTAAACTAGAGGACAATCCATCCTATCTTTTCTATATTGGTGAGAAGGATAAAGTAGAATATAGAGAGGGTATTTTTGTTGGCTATCGCTATTATGATAAGAAGAAGATGGAGGTGTTATTCCCCTTCGGACATGGCCTTAGCTATACTACCTTTGCATACTCCAATATACAGGTAGATAAATCCTCCATAACGGATCAGGATACTGTAACCGTGTCAGTTGATGTTACCAATACTGGTAACAGAGAAGGTAAGGAAGTTGTTCAGCTTTATGTTAGAGATGTGGAAAGCACAGTAATTCGTCCTGAGAAGGAGTTAAAGGGCTTCGATAAAGTAGAACTGCGGCCGGGAGAGACGAAGAAGGTATGCTTCAAGCTTGATAAAAGAGCTTTTGCTTATTGGAATACGGAGATTCATGACTGGCATGTGGAAACCGGTGAATTTGAGATTCTGATAGGTGGTTCCTCGAAGGATCTTCCATGTTCAAAAACGATATCTGTTCAGAGTACGGTAAAGCTTCCGGTGACATATACAATGAATACTACGATTGGTGATATAATGGAAGATGAGTATGCGAAGCAGTATATTGGTGAGCTGATGAAAGGAAGTATGTTGACATTAGGTGACACAGAGCAGGATTCTGAGG
The nucleotide sequence above comes from Variimorphobacter saccharofermentans. Encoded proteins:
- a CDS encoding Ig-like domain-containing protein — encoded protein: MYKRRAISRYICFIFLLSFFFFLLPANIKAAVIIDNDNFLQDIATDSMRVGNAFIEPMYTIPSTDGSYIVNYVGSSYSAFLLTYERAAVKLDLSDITGTIQSASLELYIVEVNGNPVVNVIPTSDSTWNEYDTSTSFPAFDPEEAIYSNFPITAAHVNSPISFDVTSDIQARVDNGDDKAVYVLTGREGTFDDDFAFVCNQHPDASKWAKLVIEYVPAAAAPIVTGTAYINDTTPTWNWSSGGNGNGIFRYRLDNSDLSIGAIETVDTSYTSEIPLMDGSHTLYVQESNGAGHWSPSGTYTITVDTISPNAPLGSASILTNDPTPTWNWTSGGGGNGNYRYKLDNSDLSAGASLTTSTSFTPVSPLADGSHILYVQERDDAGNWSSSRSYEIVIDTTPPNMPIVTGTTPVTTGTPTWTWSSGGEGIGDYRYKLDDNDLSTFSTLTSGNSYTPGSSLPDGEHVLYVQEKDEAGNWSLSGSFSITIDTMKPNVEIDTPGLLEPRIAKESPIPVTITFNEPVTGFTGSDILINNGTILAGSFSGSDSTYTVNITPSGQGVVTIDVPAGVAQDAAGNSNNAAAQITINYDNVPPTDGTISINGGAPNTTDTLVTLTLSATDAVQMIISEDVTFTDASYQPYATSVNFELSNGDGEKTVYVKFKDAAGNETEAISSTIILDATIPIVFFSSSEQNPTSKSPFSVAIIFSENVTGFTENDIVVGNGTISSLLGFGSVYTVNVTPAADGDVTLDMANGAVQDIVGNDNMAPLQFRITYDSLPPTGGTVSINGGATYANSSTATLTLSATDADYMIISENSDFSGASYEAYATNKSLELSAGSGNKTVYVKFKDEAGNQSEVISDSIILDMDRPTIEIVTTGPNPTNSNSIPITITFSEPVTDFSISKIVTTGDISDFSGDGTVYTFILSPNIAGIVDITFTITIVADTVHDQVGNGNSLTEYSINYDTEAPTLGIVQINSGDSYTNSREVILSFFASGATVMMISEDENFDGASYEAYHTNKNFTLSSGDGNKRVYVKYKDATGNETTYDIHDDIILETSQPSVTILLDGTFEGKESTNESSIDFRIEFSETVSGFDLNDITIVNGSVSSWFGDGQVYSVSILPLAQGTVTVSMDSGRVQDAAGNNNTAAQPISINYDSIRPSVTVFGTSPNPTGDTPIQININFTEPVTGFTAGDITVTNGTMSNFSGSGANFTVDVTPATDGEVSVAIPEGMVTDSTGNTNTGSNLWVTTYVAPLTVTYNYNYDSEGVYTTLANVPYGSAITKPLTNPTRTGYRFEGWYKEAECINPWNFASDKVTSDSNIYANWVAKNQVSITEDIQEYLYDGVKKSFVISGMPDDNFIITYNQGSSNVDPVSPGSYNVVISRAEDDTYVAYNKSITGGLVIIPSPITIAAITGVEVPRIGRTPVIAITETAQYTGMVTWSPVVTSFASNTVYTATITLTPKTGYTLSGITENFFTVAGATTTNEANSGIVTAVFPNTGTSQSEGGGGGAGTASTTPNTPTYNANVKTDSGQTSLLPASVDNKTGRVSVNIDTSNSLLSNGESVTINMPSISGVNSYTLGIPVPSLSTSKRQRSIILHSDAGSINIPSNMLAGIKNLSNSADTKGTKAEITISQSDKTNLPKKVKDAIGDKPVIQLSLSIDGKLVEWNNPNAPIAVSIPYKPSGEELANYENIVVWYIDSNNKVVAVPNGRYDPATGTVKFFVTHFSDYAVAYVDKNFNDLNDVKWVEKAIDVLVAKGIMDETGDGTFSPAKKITRADYIVWLVRTLNLTATLDDNFDDVKPNASYYEAVGIARKLNIILDDRDNLFHPKDKISRQDMMVLTTRALMISQGLKITKDNTVLDKFKDKEDIADYARSSLASLVKNGLTVSSSNKLKPNENATRAEAAALLYSIYNKYTNVPTAAVDDTAVEAPYPITAPGNLKAVSTGKNSVKLTWDTVAGATKYVIYQATSKNGTYKKLAETTSTSYTSKKLTTNKKYYYKVRAYRLIDKKKVYGDYSSVVSAKPTQP
- a CDS encoding Fic family protein translates to MRRQELFDTADHYKHLLETNKPYREEKRIELDNYIRILFTYSSNSIEGNTLTIKETETFLNSGITTEGKPVKEYHEVAGHAEAYDYILSVAKTKPFDITEDTVKRLHSLLYHTLNPEEAGQYRKVQVYISEMNYLPPKAEDVPHLMEHFINQMKSSKSLLHPIEYAAICHKRIVDIQPFNEGNGKVARLLMNLLLINAGYGVTSIPPELRDSYIEALAFSQRQNNPNIDPLIELIAECVVDAEKDCCKVLGIG
- a CDS encoding glycosyl hydrolase family 8, yielding MRQGAFYSNEYRNVFKELGYSEDEINARVEQTFQTMFYGKDEERIYHPVGDDMGYIVDTGNNDVRSEGMSYGMMMCVQMDRKEEFDRIWKWSRTYMYHDDDTDQKGYFAWSCKLDGTRNYQGAAPDGEEYFAMALFFASKRWGDGEGIYNYSKEARTILRDCVHKGEKPNTGSPMWDPKTKLIKFVAECDYTDASYHLPHFYELFALWADEEDRQFWKEAAQASREFLKKACNPVTGLNPECSEFNGNPMTRPQFGFLRRDLYYSDAYRTIANIAMDYSWFSKNMDNPDDWHSELADKLQYFFCNTVPFIPDGIYELDGRILPGNAMHPVAIIATNAEASLAAKGQNWEVCVRKFWDTPLRLGERRYYDNCLYLFAMLALSGKYRIYK
- a CDS encoding MFS transporter, with amino-acid sequence MNLCLPYASVYMLALGMSDVKVGIISSIYMFSQMICAFLSGAIVDRLGRRKSTMIFDFLAWSIPCLIWASSQGFWFFVVAALLNGTMKITTVSWDCLLVEDAPKDKITHIYSWVIIAGNLSALFAPISSVLVSQLTLVPAIRILYINAFVVMTAKLLILYRFSTETAVGKIRCEETKGLSWREMLSGYKGALHKIVTSRGTKFAIVISILVEIVAMLGMTFWQIIASRRIGIPDTLLPVFPMARSILSIFLFFTIIARINQAKLKWPLYGGFISSIIGCVLLISITETSVLGYVILSISLVFEALGVAVLSTLRESLVAIHVDPAQRSGIMALLQTTVMLVSVPFGYIGGLLSDISRILPFVLSIVLLLLGILATAIFYRKAPEQEAQ
- a CDS encoding glycoside hydrolase family 3 C-terminal domain-containing protein, producing the protein MKTEDIKALISRMTLEEKAGMCSGADFWRTKAVERLGIPSVMVSDGPHGLRKQSDKADHLGVNDSIEAVCFPAGCGTAASFNRDLITMMGETLGNECQAEGVSVILGPATNIKRSPLCGRNFEYYSEDPYLATEIAGALIKGVQSKNVGTSIKHYLANNQETRRMSSSSEVDERTLREIYLAAFEGAIKKEKPWTVMCSYNRINGVYVGENKEYLTKILREEWGFDGYVVSDWGAVSDRVKNLEAGLDLEMPSSHGMNDKLIVEAVKNGTLSEEVVDQACERILNIIYRFVENRDPNAVFDLDKDHEIARKIAEETIVLLKNDGILPLNEEDEIAFIGKYAKKPRYQGGGSSHINSHKVTSVWDMVSHKKNITFAQGFNDDTDEIDETLIKEAIEAAKKAKVAVIFAGLPDAFESEGFDRSHMRMPNCQNELIRRVAEAQPNTVVVLHNGSPVEMPWVNDVKGIVEAYLGGQAVGGACTDILFGKVNPSAKLPESFPIKLEDNPSYLFYIGEKDKVEYREGIFVGYRYYDKKKMEVLFPFGHGLSYTTFAYSNIQVDKSSITDQDTVTVSVDVTNTGNREGKEVVQLYVRDVESTVIRPEKELKGFDKVELRPGETKKVCFKLDKRAFAYWNTEIHDWHVETGEFEILIGGSSKDLPCSKTISVQSTVKLPVTYTMNTTIGDIMEDEYAKQYIGELMKGSMLTLGDTEQDSEEEGAVSKEMTMAMIKYSPIRGILSFGTGEISIEELHSIIDKLNKR